A genomic region of Brevibacillus sp. JNUCC-41 contains the following coding sequences:
- a CDS encoding MFS transporter, with protein sequence MDQSRPRLWTKDFVIVSSINFFITLIFYLLMVTLAIYAVNELDASTSQAGLISGIFIIGTLIGRLFIGRFIDSIGRKKTLFIGLIFFTLTTLLYFVDLGIGFLLVNRLIHGMAMGMASTATGTIVAQIIPATRKGEGIGYYSMSATLATAIGPFIGLYMAQHTSFQVIFSFCLALGVISLITAFFLYVPALKVTAKVTESKGFKLSNFIEPKALPISIITLLLAFCYSSVLSFISFYAIEINLVNTASFFFVVYAVAVLLSRPFSGPLMDRKGSNFIMYPAFMLFGIGLLLLSITTNSFTLLAAGFLIGLGFGNMQSSSQAIAVKLTPPHRMGMATSTFFIMLDAGLGFGPYILGFIIPVTGYSTLYVILGVVVIATSVLYYFLHGKKERAARANLASI encoded by the coding sequence ATGGATCAATCAAGACCTAGACTGTGGACGAAGGACTTTGTCATCGTTTCGTCCATCAATTTTTTCATAACATTAATCTTTTATTTACTGATGGTCACACTTGCCATCTATGCTGTTAATGAATTGGATGCTTCTACAAGCCAAGCCGGACTCATATCGGGTATTTTTATTATCGGGACGTTAATCGGACGTTTGTTCATTGGCCGTTTCATTGATTCAATCGGCCGTAAGAAAACATTATTCATCGGTTTGATCTTTTTCACTTTGACAACCCTTCTATATTTTGTGGACCTAGGAATTGGCTTCCTGCTTGTTAACCGCCTGATCCATGGGATGGCGATGGGAATGGCCAGTACTGCGACGGGAACGATCGTCGCGCAGATCATCCCGGCAACTCGAAAGGGAGAAGGCATCGGCTATTACAGCATGAGCGCGACACTTGCGACGGCAATCGGTCCTTTCATCGGTCTGTATATGGCTCAACATACAAGCTTCCAAGTGATTTTCAGTTTCTGCCTGGCTTTAGGGGTGATTTCTTTAATTACTGCATTCTTCCTATATGTCCCGGCATTGAAAGTGACGGCAAAAGTTACGGAAAGCAAAGGATTCAAGCTTTCCAATTTCATTGAACCTAAGGCACTGCCCATTTCAATCATTACTCTGTTATTGGCATTCTGTTATTCCAGCGTCCTTTCTTTCATCAGCTTCTATGCCATCGAAATTAATCTGGTCAATACAGCAAGCTTCTTCTTTGTCGTTTACGCAGTAGCTGTATTGTTATCGCGTCCTTTCTCAGGACCGTTAATGGACCGGAAAGGATCGAACTTCATTATGTATCCGGCGTTCATGCTTTTCGGGATCGGCTTGCTGCTTTTAAGTATCACAACCAATAGTTTCACTTTACTTGCAGCTGGTTTCCTTATCGGCCTTGGATTCGGTAATATGCAATCAAGCTCGCAGGCGATTGCCGTTAAACTTACACCACCTCACCGAATGGGGATGGCAACGTCCACCTTCTTTATCATGCTTGATGCAGGACTTGGATTCGGCCCTTATATTCTCGGATTCATCATTCCAGTAACGGGTTATAGCACACTTTATGTCATCCTGGGCGTTGTGGTCATCGCAACCTCCGTCCTTTACTACTTCTTGCACGGCAAGAAGGAACGTGCAGCTAGAGCGAATCTGGCTTCCATTTAA